A genomic segment from Novipirellula artificiosorum encodes:
- a CDS encoding LamG-like jellyroll fold domain-containing protein: MEITEGELSSEQSHRLAEVIRQHPEAKQQYLEYCQIHTMLAWEHGLLVDLQLLDPSDTPAPPSVSFGSWKPLAVAAALVLAGVILWSPWDAPSKMKPGETVASLTRSVAASLELSGASSEFNTGSPVRIGSYQLDEGIAQITFESGVEVVIESPASFEIHGPEFMILNEGRLAANVTPEGVGFTVETPDAEVVDYGTEFAIEVVGQRSTEVHVFKGEVEVQPKQQDTAIAPVRLVTNQATRIDHSTLIPLGISVDDQRFLRSLDEPEPTYSGQVRELLPLAYYRMGVMDDGHTLKDAARGHGNTASVVKGDTRRQPFAPGRIGSSLRLGGPKAGGYAHISSALELPTTEFTIMSWIRTQTLPRKAVLVSDMNLSGEETLRFGFVGDHGHLGLTIANAMRTLQIVDSSPLPLEDWTHVAVVKTTEELRLYRNGALVSSQSLNGFQAQSHNPLSIGGIPKDSGVKKRRQRSGFWHGRIDELAFFGSALTSEQIENLFQLTPSI, from the coding sequence ATGGAAATTACGGAGGGCGAGCTTTCGTCGGAACAAAGTCATCGTTTGGCGGAGGTGATTCGCCAGCATCCGGAGGCGAAGCAGCAGTACCTCGAATACTGCCAGATTCACACCATGTTGGCATGGGAACACGGTCTGTTGGTGGATCTTCAGTTGCTGGATCCTTCCGACACGCCCGCACCTCCCTCCGTTTCCTTCGGCTCTTGGAAACCACTGGCCGTGGCCGCTGCACTGGTGCTGGCCGGAGTGATCCTGTGGTCACCATGGGACGCACCATCCAAAATGAAACCAGGCGAAACGGTCGCTTCTTTGACGCGCAGCGTGGCCGCCAGCCTGGAACTGTCCGGCGCTTCGTCTGAATTCAACACTGGCAGCCCCGTACGAATCGGCAGTTACCAACTCGACGAAGGCATTGCGCAGATCACCTTTGAATCAGGTGTCGAAGTGGTCATCGAATCACCGGCTTCTTTCGAGATTCATGGCCCTGAGTTCATGATCTTGAATGAAGGACGTCTGGCGGCCAATGTCACTCCGGAAGGTGTCGGCTTCACCGTGGAAACGCCCGATGCCGAAGTGGTTGATTACGGCACAGAATTCGCCATCGAAGTCGTGGGCCAGCGCAGCACTGAAGTCCACGTGTTCAAAGGGGAAGTGGAAGTCCAACCCAAGCAGCAGGATACCGCGATCGCTCCCGTTCGTCTGGTCACGAATCAGGCGACTCGCATCGATCACTCGACTCTCATCCCTCTCGGCATCTCCGTCGACGATCAGAGATTCCTCAGAAGTCTCGATGAGCCGGAGCCAACCTATAGTGGACAAGTTCGTGAGCTCCTGCCGCTCGCTTACTATCGCATGGGGGTCATGGACGACGGGCATACCTTGAAGGATGCTGCCAGAGGTCATGGAAATACGGCCTCCGTCGTGAAAGGCGATACGCGGCGCCAACCATTCGCTCCGGGCCGTATCGGTTCATCGCTTCGTCTGGGTGGGCCTAAGGCGGGAGGGTATGCGCACATCTCCTCTGCCCTCGAACTCCCAACAACCGAGTTCACTATCATGTCTTGGATCCGCACCCAGACATTACCAAGGAAGGCGGTTCTCGTCTCCGACATGAATCTCTCGGGCGAAGAAACACTTCGCTTTGGGTTTGTGGGCGATCATGGGCATCTGGGCCTCACCATCGCCAATGCAATGCGGACTCTACAGATCGTGGATTCGTCACCTTTACCTCTCGAAGACTGGACGCATGTTGCTGTCGTCAAGACGACGGAAGAGTTGCGGCTCTACAGAAACGGAGCCCTCGTTTCCTCCCAGTCCTTAAATGGGTTTCAAGCACAATCGCACAACCCTCTCAGCATCGGGGGAATCCCAAAAGATTCAGGCGTCAAGAAACGACGTCAAAGATCGGGCTTCTGGCACGGACGGATCGATGAACTTGCCTTCTTCGGATCAGCTCTGACCAGCGAACAGATTGAAAACCTGTTTCAGCTCACCCCATCCATCTAA
- a CDS encoding sulfatase-like hydrolase/transferase gives MRLRDALKTLTLSLVGLSSIALADEKPNIVIILTDDQGYADVSYNPHSPPEVSTPNIDALAHSSTICTHGYTSGHVCSPTRAGLMTGRYQQRFGIYTAGEGGSGVPLDEVFIPQRLKPAGYVSGALGKWHLGLTEEYHAMNRGFDEFYGFMGRGAHPYFDHSDMDHPIYRGLEPIKEEGYLTTRITEEAVDFINRHKEEPFFLYVAYNAVHAPPEAPEEDIKKVTGDETRDILMAMIKHLDMGVGEIVSSLKKHDIFDNTLLILLTDNGGSGAMHANNAPLRGFKQTDYEGGIHVPFIVSWPAQLEGGKKCDVPMWSTDLFATALDAAGLPMPKDKPLDGKSILPALKGETDKLHDELYWSSAGANGKWAIRSGNWKLVAEKKRIELFNLEKDLSETTDLAAKHPKVVSQLTTKYNTWLDEMADPMSKQGKRWTPNAGALAKNAPAKNMTKEEKKAAREQAKAERIKAREAKQDSQTPESSK, from the coding sequence ATGAGACTTCGAGACGCACTGAAAACACTGACCCTCAGTTTGGTCGGACTGTCCTCCATCGCCTTGGCGGACGAGAAACCGAACATTGTTATCATTCTCACCGATGACCAGGGCTATGCCGATGTCAGCTACAACCCGCACTCTCCGCCAGAAGTCAGCACACCGAATATCGATGCCCTCGCGCATTCGTCCACCATCTGCACTCACGGCTATACCAGCGGTCACGTCTGTTCGCCGACTCGCGCCGGACTCATGACGGGTCGCTATCAGCAGCGATTCGGAATCTATACAGCGGGCGAAGGAGGCTCCGGCGTCCCACTTGATGAGGTGTTCATTCCTCAGCGACTGAAGCCAGCCGGTTACGTCTCTGGCGCACTGGGCAAGTGGCATCTAGGACTCACTGAAGAATACCACGCCATGAATCGAGGGTTTGATGAGTTCTATGGCTTCATGGGACGTGGGGCACATCCCTACTTTGACCACTCCGACATGGATCACCCCATTTATCGTGGTCTCGAACCCATCAAAGAAGAAGGCTATCTCACCACTCGAATCACCGAGGAAGCGGTCGATTTTATCAACCGTCACAAGGAAGAGCCTTTCTTTCTCTATGTCGCCTACAACGCCGTGCATGCACCACCGGAGGCACCGGAAGAAGACATCAAGAAAGTCACGGGAGACGAAACGCGTGACATTCTGATGGCAATGATCAAGCACCTCGATATGGGAGTCGGGGAGATTGTCAGTTCGCTGAAGAAACACGACATCTTTGATAATACTCTGCTGATCTTGCTGACGGACAATGGCGGCAGCGGCGCCATGCACGCCAACAATGCACCGCTTCGTGGCTTCAAGCAGACGGACTACGAAGGCGGCATTCATGTCCCCTTCATTGTCTCGTGGCCGGCTCAACTGGAAGGCGGGAAGAAGTGCGACGTTCCTATGTGGTCGACTGATCTGTTTGCCACGGCTCTCGACGCGGCTGGGCTTCCCATGCCAAAGGACAAGCCTCTGGACGGCAAGAGCATCCTGCCCGCCCTCAAGGGTGAAACCGACAAACTCCACGACGAACTGTACTGGAGTTCTGCGGGCGCCAATGGAAAGTGGGCCATTCGCAGCGGGAATTGGAAGCTGGTCGCCGAGAAGAAACGTATTGAGCTCTTCAATCTTGAAAAGGATCTCAGCGAAACGACAGACCTCGCTGCCAAGCACCCGAAAGTCGTTTCCCAGCTCACGACCAAATACAACACATGGCTCGACGAAATGGCGGACCCGATGAGCAAGCAGGGCAAACGCTGGACCCCGAATGCCGGAGCACTCGCCAAAAACGCGCCAGCCAAGAACATGACGAAAGAAGAAAAGAAAGCAGCACGCGAACAAGCGAAAGCCGAACGCATCAAAGCACGCGAAGCAAAGCAGGACAGCCAAACTCCCGAATCATCCAAATGA
- a CDS encoding sulfatase family protein: MKTLISISIFFLSAMVATVAQAERPNIIMFLIDDQNPSSVAAFGGDTYTPNLDRMAEEGMKFTRAYASSSVCTPSRYSFLTGRFAGNSHSELYLDAVGGKENQGLPNFNVALERDNMNVGNVLREAGYTTGFVGKFHLGSKLDFPEFYKGKDGWINIPRDAKPGPKTSAQFQHNERWMRRYLKTLGFSWAKNVYPENLHSPYSMHNPEWTTVAALEFIEENKDGPFYLHLCSTLLHGPDRSWRNSMDYPLVTGEGEVESLPEVMTPRDELLKTIAEKGFDPDSQVAGEAWIDDSLGAILRKLKELEIDDNTLVIFAPDHGRDGKASVFSHGGCQVPMIMRWPKGIAAGQVCEELVQNIDLVPTFFELGKAEKPEAYRVDGQSLTPLFEYGKAKDWRNHLYLEMGAARATVTKDWSYIAVRHTKEQIAAIKKASPQNLPKAMSYIGRLGIGIRGADRPGFFDEDQLYNLKSDPKEMKNLAYEKAHANRIEEMRDLMQHDLEVIGRPFGEFIPGGNAAEPGQIDKQIEIVKQIEIQGKKINVPAALRKNLGVTDEPVPDDKADKKATREARRKARIEAKSKKKNESGK, from the coding sequence ATGAAAACCTTAATTTCAATTTCGATCTTCTTCTTGTCGGCGATGGTTGCCACCGTTGCTCAGGCGGAGCGTCCGAACATCATCATGTTCCTGATCGACGATCAGAACCCATCGAGCGTCGCCGCGTTTGGGGGCGATACCTACACTCCCAATCTCGACCGCATGGCAGAGGAAGGGATGAAGTTCACCCGCGCTTACGCCAGCAGCTCGGTTTGTACGCCTTCTCGATACAGCTTCCTGACCGGTCGGTTCGCTGGTAACTCGCACAGCGAGCTCTACCTCGATGCGGTCGGTGGCAAAGAGAATCAGGGGCTTCCTAACTTCAATGTCGCACTGGAACGCGACAACATGAACGTTGGAAATGTTCTCCGTGAAGCCGGTTACACAACCGGATTTGTCGGGAAATTCCACCTTGGTTCCAAGTTGGATTTTCCAGAGTTTTACAAAGGCAAGGACGGGTGGATCAATATTCCCAGAGACGCCAAGCCTGGGCCGAAAACCTCCGCCCAGTTCCAACACAACGAACGCTGGATGCGTCGGTATCTCAAGACGCTCGGCTTTTCGTGGGCGAAGAACGTCTACCCGGAAAACTTGCATTCTCCCTATTCGATGCACAACCCAGAGTGGACGACGGTGGCAGCTCTGGAATTCATTGAAGAGAACAAGGACGGCCCCTTTTACCTTCATCTTTGCAGCACCCTGCTGCACGGGCCGGATCGGTCCTGGCGGAACTCCATGGATTACCCGCTTGTAACCGGCGAGGGGGAAGTTGAGAGTCTTCCCGAAGTCATGACGCCGCGCGACGAGCTTCTCAAGACAATCGCTGAAAAAGGTTTCGATCCTGATAGCCAAGTGGCTGGCGAAGCGTGGATCGACGATTCGCTCGGGGCGATTCTCCGGAAGCTCAAGGAACTCGAAATCGATGACAACACGCTGGTGATTTTCGCGCCGGATCACGGTCGCGATGGCAAAGCATCCGTCTTTTCACACGGTGGTTGTCAAGTGCCAATGATCATGCGTTGGCCAAAGGGAATCGCCGCAGGTCAGGTATGCGAAGAACTCGTCCAGAATATCGACCTTGTTCCCACCTTCTTCGAACTGGGTAAAGCGGAGAAACCGGAAGCTTACCGAGTCGATGGACAGAGCCTCACCCCGCTTTTCGAATACGGAAAAGCCAAAGACTGGCGGAACCATCTTTATCTCGAAATGGGAGCGGCGCGGGCAACGGTCACGAAGGATTGGTCCTACATTGCCGTTCGCCACACCAAAGAACAGATCGCTGCGATCAAGAAAGCCTCGCCGCAGAACTTACCTAAAGCCATGTCCTACATCGGGCGTTTGGGCATCGGAATTAGAGGCGCAGATCGCCCAGGGTTCTTCGACGAAGATCAACTCTACAACCTGAAGAGCGACCCGAAGGAGATGAAGAACCTGGCTTATGAGAAGGCTCATGCCAATCGCATCGAAGAGATGCGAGATCTCATGCAGCACGACCTCGAAGTCATTGGTCGTCCTTTCGGAGAGTTCATTCCTGGAGGGAACGCCGCCGAACCGGGCCAGATCGACAAGCAGATCGAGATCGTTAAACAAATCGAAATCCAGGGCAAAAAGATAAACGTACCAGCAGCGTTGAGAAAAAACCTGGGAGTTACCGACGAACCGGTTCCCGACGACAAAGCGGACAAGAAAGCGACACGCGAAGCGCGCCGAAAGGCTCGCATAGAAGCCAAGTCAAAGAAGAAAAACGAATCGGGCAAGTAA